A single window of Salvia splendens isolate huo1 chromosome 6, SspV2, whole genome shotgun sequence DNA harbors:
- the LOC121809934 gene encoding guanine nucleotide-binding protein subunit gamma 2-like, whose translation MQSGSSGEARSGVGAADTRGKHRISAELKRLEQEIRFLEEELEQLEKTENASAACKEMLINIETRPDPLLPETTGPVNSIWDRWFEGPPESSGCRCWIL comes from the exons ATGCAATCAGGGAGTTCAGGTGAAGCTCGATCGGGTGTTGGAGCAGCAGATACTCGAGGAAAACACAGGATATCTGCTGAATTGAAGAGACTAGAACAAGAAATTCGTTTCTTGGAG GAAGAATTGGAGCAACTTGAAAAAACGGAGAACGCCTCAGCAGCTTGCAAAGA GATGCTTATCAATATAGAAACAAGACCAGATCCTTTGCTCCCAGA GACCACAGGCCCAGTAAATTCGATCTGGGACAGATGGTTTGAAGGCCCCCCAGAGTCTTCAGGCTGCAGATGCTGGATACTATGA
- the LOC121806859 gene encoding GDP-mannose 3,5-epimerase 2-like, translating to MGTSGDTVYGEYTYQELEREPYWPSEKLRISITGAGGFIASHIARRLKTEGHYIIASDWKKNEHMPEEMFCHEFHLVDLRVMDNCLKVTEKVDHVFNLAADMGGMGFIQSNHSVIMYNNTMISFNMIEAARINGIKRFFYASSACIYPEFKQLETNVSLKEADAWPAEPQDAYGLEKLATEELCKHYNKDFGIECRIGRFHNIYGPFGTWKGGREKAPAAFCRKALTATDKFEMWGDGKQTRSFTFIDECVEGVLRLTKSDFREPVNIGSDEMVSMNEMAEIVLSFDDKKLPIHHIPGPEGVRGRNSDNTLIKEKLGWAPSMKLKDGLRITYFWIKEQLEQEKAKGIDLSTYGSSKVVGTQAPVQLGSLRAADGKE from the exons ATGGGAACTTCTGGTGATACCGTTTATGGGGAATACACATACCAAGAGCTGGAGAGGGAGCCATACTGGCCATCAGAAAAGCTCCGGATTTCCATAACAGGAGCTGGTGGGTTTATCGCTTCTCATATCGCTAGGCGTTTGAAGACCGAGGGTCATTACATCATTGCTTCCGACTGGAAGAAAAATGAACATATGCCCGAGGAAATGTTCTGTCACGAATTCCATCTTGTGGATCTGAGGGTGATGGATAACTGTTTGAAAGTGACTGAAAAAGTTGATCATGTGTTCAATCTTGCTGCTGATATGGGTGGGATGGGATTCATCCAGTCAAACCACTCGGTCATCATGTACAACAATACAATGATCAGCTTTAACATGATTGAGGCTGCCAGGATTAATGGAATTAAAAG GTTTTTCTATGCCTCCAGTGCTTGTATCTATCCTGAATTCAAGCAGTTGGAAACCAATGTGAGCTTGAAGGAGGCGGATGCATGGCCTGCAGAG CCTCAAGATGCTTACGGGCTAGAGAAACTGGCAACCGAGGAGTTGTGTAAACACTACAACAAGGACTTTGGAATTGAGTGCCGGATAGGAAGGTTCCATAATATTTATGGTCCATTCGGGACATGGAAAG GTGGGAGGGAGAAAGCGCCAGCTGCTTTCTGCAGAAAAGCCCTTACTGCTACTGACAAATTTGAAATGTGGGGAGATGGCAAGCAAACACGATCATTTACCTTTATTGATGAATGTGTTGAGGGTGTTTTAAG ATTAACGAAATCCGACTTTCGGGAGCCTGTAAATATTGGAAGCGATGAGATGGTGAGCATGAATGAAATGGCTGAGATTGTCCTGAGCTTCGATGATAAGAAGCTTCCGATACATCACATTCCAGGGCCAGAGGGTGTGCGTGGCCGAAATTCAGACAATACTCTAATCAAGGAAAAGCTTGGTTGGGCACCTTCTATGAAACTCAAG GATGGATTGAGAATCACATACTTCTGGATCAAGGAGCAACTCGAGCAAGAGAAAGCTAAGGGCATCGACCTCTCCACCTATGGTTCGTCCAAAGTGGTGGGGACGCAAGCTCCTGTTCAGCTTGGCTCACTTCGTGCTGCTGATGGCAAAGAATGA
- the LOC121807898 gene encoding alpha-mannosidase I MNS4-like isoform X2: MGSANKTPLLILLLFSDLFICQILSEGVTKEEAKHLRDEVRKMFYHAFGGYMKHAFPHDELKPLSCEGEDTLGGYALTLIDSLDTLALLGDRESFSASVEWIGKNLRFDINKTVSVFETTIRILGGLLSAHLIASDYNTGMRIPSYEDELLHLAEDLARRMLPAFDTPTGIPFGSVNLVHGVDENESKITSTAGGGTLTLEFGMLSRLTNDPIFEEVTKNAVLGLWARRSRINLVGAHIDVFSGEWTQKDAGIGTSIDSFYEYLLKAYILFGDEEYLFIFQEAYRAAMLYLHNDPWYVEVNMNSATLVWPLFNSLQAFWPGLQVLAGDIEPAIKTHAAFFSVWKRYGFTPEGFNLATFKVQQGQKSYPLRPELIESTYWLYKATRNPRFLDAGRDMLASLQYAARCTCGYCHISDVEFHQQEDHMESFFLAETVKYLWLLFDLAAGPDNLVENGPYPYIFSTEGHLLPATPQVSLVSEHCSYLGAYCRSSNLRQETFFSEAARDSAATNISESLTNTDAKILSLSDSRKSRSSGLIKGYCPGLTPAQRYGISYVASDDSPGEELSSTEPDTVVQNASTALVVSNQSSDSPASDADDDHKPREDQRAPQLDDETSQIVNVTSKEEV, encoded by the exons ATGGGTTCTGCAAACAAGACTCCATTGCTGATTCTCCTACTATTTTCTGATCTTTTTATATGTCAGATTTTATCTGAAGGCGTCACTAAGGAGGAGGCCAAGCATCTCAGAGATGAG GTGCGCAAAATGTTTTATCATGCCTTTGGTGGATACATGAAGCATGCATTTCCACATGACGAATTGAAGCCTTTATCGTGCGAAGGGGAGGATACACTTGGTGGTTATGCATTGACACTG ATTGATTCATTGGACACACTGGCTTTGCTTGGTGACCGAGAGAGCTTTTCTGCATCTGTTGAATGGATTGGTAAAAATCTTCGATTTGATATT AATAAAACAGTTTCGGTCTTTGAGACTACAATAAGGATACTTGGAGGCCTTCTTTCTGCACATCTTATTGCAAGTGATTATAACACG GGCATGCGAATACCCTCATACGAGGATGAATTGCTTCATTTGGCTGAGGATTTAGCTCGTAGAATGTTGCCTGCGTTTGATACTCCTACAG GAATCCCTTTTGGGTCAGTAAATTTAGTGCATGGAGTAGATGAAAACGAAAGCAAG ATAACATCAACAGCCGGTGGTGGGACACTGACATTGGAATTTGGGATGCTGAGCCGTCTGACAAATGATCCGA TTTTTGAGGAAGTCACGAAGAATGCAGTGCTAGGACTATGGGCACGCCGTTCAAGAATCAACTTAGTTGGTGCTCACATTGATGTTTTTTCTGGAGAATGGACTCAAAAG GATGCTGGAATAGGTACCAGTATAGACTCTTTCTATGAATATCTACTCAAG GCTTATATATTGTTTGGAGATGAAGAGTACCTTTTCATCTTCCAAGAAGCTTATAGGGCTGCAATGCTATATCTTCATAATGATCCTTG GTATGTGGAAGTGAATATGAATTCTGCTACCCTTGTTTGGCCATTATTTAATAGCCTGCAAGCATTTTGGCCTGGCCTTCAG GTTCTGGCTGGGGATATCGAGCCTGCAATAAAAACTCATGCTGCCTTCTTTAGTGTCTGGAAAAGATATGGTTTCACTCCAGAAGGTTTTAATTTGGCCACTTTTAAAGTTCAG CAAGGTCAGAAAAGTTATCCGCTGCGTCCCGAATTAATAGAAAGTACGTATTGGCTTTACAAAGCTACTCGAAACCCCAG ATTTCTTGATGCCGGAAGGGACATGCTTGCTAGCTTGCAGTACGCCGCTAGATGCACTTGTGGATATTGTCATATTTCAGATGTAGAGTTTCACCAGCAAGAAGATCACATGGAAAGCTTCTTTTTGGCTGAGACT GTCAAATACCTGTGGTTGCTATTTGATTTGGCTGCTGGTCCAGATAACTTGGTTGAGAATGGCCCATACCC GTACATCTTTAGCACCGAAGGCCACTTGCTTCCTGCCACTCCGCAAGTATCTCTAGTTAGTGAACATTGTAGCTATCTTGGAGCATACTGTAGAAGCAGCAACTTGAGACAAGAAACCTTCTTTTCAGAAGCTGCAAGGGACTCTGCAGCCACAAATATTTCAGAATCTCTTACAAACACAGATGCAAAGATTTTATCACTCTCTGATTCACGAAAATCACGCTCATCAGGATTGATCAAG GGATACTGTCCTGGACTAACTCCTGCGCAAAGGTACGGTATATCATATGTTGCTTCTGATGATAGTCCTGGGGAGGAGTTATCGAGCACAGAGCCGGATACTGTGGTTCAAAATGCTTCAACAGCCTTGGTGGTTTCAAATCAAAGTTCTGATTCTCCAGCTTCAGATGCTGATGATGATCATAAACCCAGGGAGGATCAGAGAGCACCACAGCTAGACGATGAAACTTCACAAATCGTCAATGTAACAAGCAAGGAGGAGGTGTGA
- the LOC121807898 gene encoding alpha-mannosidase I MNS4-like isoform X1, protein MGSANKTPLLILLLFSDLFICQILSEGVTKEEAKHLRDEVRKMFYHAFGGYMKHAFPHDELKPLSCEGEDTLGGYALTLIDSLDTLALLGDRESFSASVEWIGKNLRFDINKTVSVFETTIRILGGLLSAHLIASDYNTGMRIPSYEDELLHLAEDLARRMLPAFDTPTGIPFGSVNLVHGVDENESKITSTAGGGTLTLEFGMLSRLTNDPSKRLWARRSRINCCGANFSMLGLLWVVFEEVTKNAVLGLWARRSRINLVGAHIDVFSGEWTQKDAGIGTSIDSFYEYLLKAYILFGDEEYLFIFQEAYRAAMLYLHNDPWYVEVNMNSATLVWPLFNSLQAFWPGLQVLAGDIEPAIKTHAAFFSVWKRYGFTPEGFNLATFKVQQGQKSYPLRPELIESTYWLYKATRNPRFLDAGRDMLASLQYAARCTCGYCHISDVEFHQQEDHMESFFLAETVKYLWLLFDLAAGPDNLVENGPYPYIFSTEGHLLPATPQVSLVSEHCSYLGAYCRSSNLRQETFFSEAARDSAATNISESLTNTDAKILSLSDSRKSRSSGLIKGYCPGLTPAQRYGISYVASDDSPGEELSSTEPDTVVQNASTALVVSNQSSDSPASDADDDHKPREDQRAPQLDDETSQIVNVTSKEEV, encoded by the exons ATGGGTTCTGCAAACAAGACTCCATTGCTGATTCTCCTACTATTTTCTGATCTTTTTATATGTCAGATTTTATCTGAAGGCGTCACTAAGGAGGAGGCCAAGCATCTCAGAGATGAG GTGCGCAAAATGTTTTATCATGCCTTTGGTGGATACATGAAGCATGCATTTCCACATGACGAATTGAAGCCTTTATCGTGCGAAGGGGAGGATACACTTGGTGGTTATGCATTGACACTG ATTGATTCATTGGACACACTGGCTTTGCTTGGTGACCGAGAGAGCTTTTCTGCATCTGTTGAATGGATTGGTAAAAATCTTCGATTTGATATT AATAAAACAGTTTCGGTCTTTGAGACTACAATAAGGATACTTGGAGGCCTTCTTTCTGCACATCTTATTGCAAGTGATTATAACACG GGCATGCGAATACCCTCATACGAGGATGAATTGCTTCATTTGGCTGAGGATTTAGCTCGTAGAATGTTGCCTGCGTTTGATACTCCTACAG GAATCCCTTTTGGGTCAGTAAATTTAGTGCATGGAGTAGATGAAAACGAAAGCAAG ATAACATCAACAGCCGGTGGTGGGACACTGACATTGGAATTTGGGATGCTGAGCCGTCTGACAAATGATCCGAGTAAGAGATTATGGGCACGCCGTTCAAGAATCAATTGTTGTGGTGCTAATTTTTCAATGCTTGGCTTGTTGTGGGTAGTTTTTGAGGAAGTCACGAAGAATGCAGTGCTAGGACTATGGGCACGCCGTTCAAGAATCAACTTAGTTGGTGCTCACATTGATGTTTTTTCTGGAGAATGGACTCAAAAG GATGCTGGAATAGGTACCAGTATAGACTCTTTCTATGAATATCTACTCAAG GCTTATATATTGTTTGGAGATGAAGAGTACCTTTTCATCTTCCAAGAAGCTTATAGGGCTGCAATGCTATATCTTCATAATGATCCTTG GTATGTGGAAGTGAATATGAATTCTGCTACCCTTGTTTGGCCATTATTTAATAGCCTGCAAGCATTTTGGCCTGGCCTTCAG GTTCTGGCTGGGGATATCGAGCCTGCAATAAAAACTCATGCTGCCTTCTTTAGTGTCTGGAAAAGATATGGTTTCACTCCAGAAGGTTTTAATTTGGCCACTTTTAAAGTTCAG CAAGGTCAGAAAAGTTATCCGCTGCGTCCCGAATTAATAGAAAGTACGTATTGGCTTTACAAAGCTACTCGAAACCCCAG ATTTCTTGATGCCGGAAGGGACATGCTTGCTAGCTTGCAGTACGCCGCTAGATGCACTTGTGGATATTGTCATATTTCAGATGTAGAGTTTCACCAGCAAGAAGATCACATGGAAAGCTTCTTTTTGGCTGAGACT GTCAAATACCTGTGGTTGCTATTTGATTTGGCTGCTGGTCCAGATAACTTGGTTGAGAATGGCCCATACCC GTACATCTTTAGCACCGAAGGCCACTTGCTTCCTGCCACTCCGCAAGTATCTCTAGTTAGTGAACATTGTAGCTATCTTGGAGCATACTGTAGAAGCAGCAACTTGAGACAAGAAACCTTCTTTTCAGAAGCTGCAAGGGACTCTGCAGCCACAAATATTTCAGAATCTCTTACAAACACAGATGCAAAGATTTTATCACTCTCTGATTCACGAAAATCACGCTCATCAGGATTGATCAAG GGATACTGTCCTGGACTAACTCCTGCGCAAAGGTACGGTATATCATATGTTGCTTCTGATGATAGTCCTGGGGAGGAGTTATCGAGCACAGAGCCGGATACTGTGGTTCAAAATGCTTCAACAGCCTTGGTGGTTTCAAATCAAAGTTCTGATTCTCCAGCTTCAGATGCTGATGATGATCATAAACCCAGGGAGGATCAGAGAGCACCACAGCTAGACGATGAAACTTCACAAATCGTCAATGTAACAAGCAAGGAGGAGGTGTGA
- the LOC121807898 gene encoding alpha-mannosidase I MNS4-like isoform X3 gives MFYHAFGGYMKHAFPHDELKPLSCEGEDTLGGYALTLIDSLDTLALLGDRESFSASVEWIGKNLRFDINKTVSVFETTIRILGGLLSAHLIASDYNTGMRIPSYEDELLHLAEDLARRMLPAFDTPTGIPFGSVNLVHGVDENESKITSTAGGGTLTLEFGMLSRLTNDPSKRLWARRSRINCCGANFSMLGLLWVVFEEVTKNAVLGLWARRSRINLVGAHIDVFSGEWTQKDAGIGTSIDSFYEYLLKAYILFGDEEYLFIFQEAYRAAMLYLHNDPWYVEVNMNSATLVWPLFNSLQAFWPGLQVLAGDIEPAIKTHAAFFSVWKRYGFTPEGFNLATFKVQQGQKSYPLRPELIESTYWLYKATRNPRFLDAGRDMLASLQYAARCTCGYCHISDVEFHQQEDHMESFFLAETVKYLWLLFDLAAGPDNLVENGPYPYIFSTEGHLLPATPQVSLVSEHCSYLGAYCRSSNLRQETFFSEAARDSAATNISESLTNTDAKILSLSDSRKSRSSGLIKGYCPGLTPAQRYGISYVASDDSPGEELSSTEPDTVVQNASTALVVSNQSSDSPASDADDDHKPREDQRAPQLDDETSQIVNVTSKEEV, from the exons ATGTTTTATCATGCCTTTGGTGGATACATGAAGCATGCATTTCCACATGACGAATTGAAGCCTTTATCGTGCGAAGGGGAGGATACACTTGGTGGTTATGCATTGACACTG ATTGATTCATTGGACACACTGGCTTTGCTTGGTGACCGAGAGAGCTTTTCTGCATCTGTTGAATGGATTGGTAAAAATCTTCGATTTGATATT AATAAAACAGTTTCGGTCTTTGAGACTACAATAAGGATACTTGGAGGCCTTCTTTCTGCACATCTTATTGCAAGTGATTATAACACG GGCATGCGAATACCCTCATACGAGGATGAATTGCTTCATTTGGCTGAGGATTTAGCTCGTAGAATGTTGCCTGCGTTTGATACTCCTACAG GAATCCCTTTTGGGTCAGTAAATTTAGTGCATGGAGTAGATGAAAACGAAAGCAAG ATAACATCAACAGCCGGTGGTGGGACACTGACATTGGAATTTGGGATGCTGAGCCGTCTGACAAATGATCCGAGTAAGAGATTATGGGCACGCCGTTCAAGAATCAATTGTTGTGGTGCTAATTTTTCAATGCTTGGCTTGTTGTGGGTAGTTTTTGAGGAAGTCACGAAGAATGCAGTGCTAGGACTATGGGCACGCCGTTCAAGAATCAACTTAGTTGGTGCTCACATTGATGTTTTTTCTGGAGAATGGACTCAAAAG GATGCTGGAATAGGTACCAGTATAGACTCTTTCTATGAATATCTACTCAAG GCTTATATATTGTTTGGAGATGAAGAGTACCTTTTCATCTTCCAAGAAGCTTATAGGGCTGCAATGCTATATCTTCATAATGATCCTTG GTATGTGGAAGTGAATATGAATTCTGCTACCCTTGTTTGGCCATTATTTAATAGCCTGCAAGCATTTTGGCCTGGCCTTCAG GTTCTGGCTGGGGATATCGAGCCTGCAATAAAAACTCATGCTGCCTTCTTTAGTGTCTGGAAAAGATATGGTTTCACTCCAGAAGGTTTTAATTTGGCCACTTTTAAAGTTCAG CAAGGTCAGAAAAGTTATCCGCTGCGTCCCGAATTAATAGAAAGTACGTATTGGCTTTACAAAGCTACTCGAAACCCCAG ATTTCTTGATGCCGGAAGGGACATGCTTGCTAGCTTGCAGTACGCCGCTAGATGCACTTGTGGATATTGTCATATTTCAGATGTAGAGTTTCACCAGCAAGAAGATCACATGGAAAGCTTCTTTTTGGCTGAGACT GTCAAATACCTGTGGTTGCTATTTGATTTGGCTGCTGGTCCAGATAACTTGGTTGAGAATGGCCCATACCC GTACATCTTTAGCACCGAAGGCCACTTGCTTCCTGCCACTCCGCAAGTATCTCTAGTTAGTGAACATTGTAGCTATCTTGGAGCATACTGTAGAAGCAGCAACTTGAGACAAGAAACCTTCTTTTCAGAAGCTGCAAGGGACTCTGCAGCCACAAATATTTCAGAATCTCTTACAAACACAGATGCAAAGATTTTATCACTCTCTGATTCACGAAAATCACGCTCATCAGGATTGATCAAG GGATACTGTCCTGGACTAACTCCTGCGCAAAGGTACGGTATATCATATGTTGCTTCTGATGATAGTCCTGGGGAGGAGTTATCGAGCACAGAGCCGGATACTGTGGTTCAAAATGCTTCAACAGCCTTGGTGGTTTCAAATCAAAGTTCTGATTCTCCAGCTTCAGATGCTGATGATGATCATAAACCCAGGGAGGATCAGAGAGCACCACAGCTAGACGATGAAACTTCACAAATCGTCAATGTAACAAGCAAGGAGGAGGTGTGA
- the LOC121807898 gene encoding alpha-mannosidase I MNS4-like isoform X4, with protein sequence MRIPSYEDELLHLAEDLARRMLPAFDTPTGIPFGSVNLVHGVDENESKITSTAGGGTLTLEFGMLSRLTNDPSKRLWARRSRINCCGANFSMLGLLWVVFEEVTKNAVLGLWARRSRINLVGAHIDVFSGEWTQKDAGIGTSIDSFYEYLLKAYILFGDEEYLFIFQEAYRAAMLYLHNDPWYVEVNMNSATLVWPLFNSLQAFWPGLQVLAGDIEPAIKTHAAFFSVWKRYGFTPEGFNLATFKVQQGQKSYPLRPELIESTYWLYKATRNPRFLDAGRDMLASLQYAARCTCGYCHISDVEFHQQEDHMESFFLAETVKYLWLLFDLAAGPDNLVENGPYPYIFSTEGHLLPATPQVSLVSEHCSYLGAYCRSSNLRQETFFSEAARDSAATNISESLTNTDAKILSLSDSRKSRSSGLIKGYCPGLTPAQRYGISYVASDDSPGEELSSTEPDTVVQNASTALVVSNQSSDSPASDADDDHKPREDQRAPQLDDETSQIVNVTSKEEV encoded by the exons ATGCGAATACCCTCATACGAGGATGAATTGCTTCATTTGGCTGAGGATTTAGCTCGTAGAATGTTGCCTGCGTTTGATACTCCTACAG GAATCCCTTTTGGGTCAGTAAATTTAGTGCATGGAGTAGATGAAAACGAAAGCAAG ATAACATCAACAGCCGGTGGTGGGACACTGACATTGGAATTTGGGATGCTGAGCCGTCTGACAAATGATCCGAGTAAGAGATTATGGGCACGCCGTTCAAGAATCAATTGTTGTGGTGCTAATTTTTCAATGCTTGGCTTGTTGTGGGTAGTTTTTGAGGAAGTCACGAAGAATGCAGTGCTAGGACTATGGGCACGCCGTTCAAGAATCAACTTAGTTGGTGCTCACATTGATGTTTTTTCTGGAGAATGGACTCAAAAG GATGCTGGAATAGGTACCAGTATAGACTCTTTCTATGAATATCTACTCAAG GCTTATATATTGTTTGGAGATGAAGAGTACCTTTTCATCTTCCAAGAAGCTTATAGGGCTGCAATGCTATATCTTCATAATGATCCTTG GTATGTGGAAGTGAATATGAATTCTGCTACCCTTGTTTGGCCATTATTTAATAGCCTGCAAGCATTTTGGCCTGGCCTTCAG GTTCTGGCTGGGGATATCGAGCCTGCAATAAAAACTCATGCTGCCTTCTTTAGTGTCTGGAAAAGATATGGTTTCACTCCAGAAGGTTTTAATTTGGCCACTTTTAAAGTTCAG CAAGGTCAGAAAAGTTATCCGCTGCGTCCCGAATTAATAGAAAGTACGTATTGGCTTTACAAAGCTACTCGAAACCCCAG ATTTCTTGATGCCGGAAGGGACATGCTTGCTAGCTTGCAGTACGCCGCTAGATGCACTTGTGGATATTGTCATATTTCAGATGTAGAGTTTCACCAGCAAGAAGATCACATGGAAAGCTTCTTTTTGGCTGAGACT GTCAAATACCTGTGGTTGCTATTTGATTTGGCTGCTGGTCCAGATAACTTGGTTGAGAATGGCCCATACCC GTACATCTTTAGCACCGAAGGCCACTTGCTTCCTGCCACTCCGCAAGTATCTCTAGTTAGTGAACATTGTAGCTATCTTGGAGCATACTGTAGAAGCAGCAACTTGAGACAAGAAACCTTCTTTTCAGAAGCTGCAAGGGACTCTGCAGCCACAAATATTTCAGAATCTCTTACAAACACAGATGCAAAGATTTTATCACTCTCTGATTCACGAAAATCACGCTCATCAGGATTGATCAAG GGATACTGTCCTGGACTAACTCCTGCGCAAAGGTACGGTATATCATATGTTGCTTCTGATGATAGTCCTGGGGAGGAGTTATCGAGCACAGAGCCGGATACTGTGGTTCAAAATGCTTCAACAGCCTTGGTGGTTTCAAATCAAAGTTCTGATTCTCCAGCTTCAGATGCTGATGATGATCATAAACCCAGGGAGGATCAGAGAGCACCACAGCTAGACGATGAAACTTCACAAATCGTCAATGTAACAAGCAAGGAGGAGGTGTGA